TGCCGTTTCATCATGTAGATCATCAAAATAAATCAAAAGAGGAGTTTGAGAAAGAACTGCTCGACGTGCTTACACCCTATAAGCCAGACTATGTAATACTTGCAAAATTCATGCGGATACTATCTCCTGAATTTGTTGACAGGTTCCGGGGAAGGATTATCAATATCCACCACTCTTTTCTACCCGCCTTTATTGGAGCCAGTCCCTACCGGCAGGCATTTGAACGGGGTGTAAAACTCATAGGCGCGACAGCGCACTTTGTAACAAGCGACCTTGACGAAGGACCTATAATCATGCAAAGAACCATACCTGTAAATCATACATTTGGGGTTGCAGAGATGGTTAAGGCTGGTAAAGAAATTGAAAAAGCGGTATTAAGCAGGGCAATGCAACTCGTTTTTGAAGACAGGGTTTTTATTAATGGAAATAAGACCATCATTTTTGAGTAGAATAATGCTAATACTTCAATAGGCTATTTAACGAGCGCTAAAGTATACTTCCGTAAATCTTTTAAAACTTTTCTTTTTCCAACAGTCTTATTAAACTAAATACAGATCTATTATGGAAAATGATAAAAGAATAATACCTGGCAATGAAGAAGGTATAAAAACAGATACGGAATCGACGATAACATTGGAAAACGAAGCGGAAGCTAAACAGCATTTCCAGGTGGTTAAACGCAGACTATTAAACGTTTCGGGCTGGAAAGAAATCAGCAAAGCAGGTTCATCAGGATTTCAGTTAATAGATAACACCGGCGCGGAAGTGAACAGGCCAGCGCGAGAAGGTGATTATTTCAAAATAAATCTTCCTGCTCCGTCTACAGATAGCGGCGAAGGTTATGACTGGGTCCATATTGAGAAAATCGAAGAACAAGATGAACCTTCACAGCAGATGGAAGCAACTGCGATAAAAGTAAAGCCCTCTGGCAATCCCCAGAACAGCAGCCCTGACGTCTCCCACT
The window above is part of the Arcticibacter tournemirensis genome. Proteins encoded here:
- the purU gene encoding formyltetrahydrofolate deformylase, with protein sequence MNKSLILIQCRDEVGLVALISGVLAHHHLNITAMREFVDETSNHFFARIDCVGAVPEEKLLYAALREKLPELSEVVINPNPEKRIAILVTKEYHCLADSLVRNHFNTLGAKVCCVAGNYDHLESFTKGFNVPFHHVDHQNKSKEEFEKELLDVLTPYKPDYVILAKFMRILSPEFVDRFRGRIINIHHSFLPAFIGASPYRQAFERGVKLIGATAHFVTSDLDEGPIIMQRTIPVNHTFGVAEMVKAGKEIEKAVLSRAMQLVFEDRVFINGNKTIIFE